A window of Primulina eburnea isolate SZY01 unplaced genomic scaffold, ASM2296580v1 ctg973_ERROPOS9640904, whole genome shotgun sequence genomic DNA:
AATAGATAGATGAAAATACTCcaatataaattattaaaataaccTATTTTAGTAAGAATTTACttgaattatatataatttGGCATCCTATTCTTAGGTTGCGTTTGGTTCGGGTGATTAGCCTGtattgattattttatcctACCTAGTCAGCTGTTTGGTTCGCGTGATTATTAAACCAACTCaatccctcctatgaatgattaggttatattaggtaggttaaaataatacctcctcaccccctaggattatttatcccactcttaatacctcttatttttcaattttacccttctcctaaattcaaactcaccaccacttcccgccaccGATCGTCGCCGGCCGACCACCGACGGACCGCCGACCGCGGCCGAGCACGGCAGACCGGCGACGAACTGCCGATTGCCGGCAGAACACCGGCCGACAGccggttagcgacggtttgcaaaaaatccgtcgcaactagcgacggttttattataaaccgtcgcaaaatgtcaaatttttagtaattaaaataattcaaaacaagatcggcgacagtttctcaggaaaaccgtcgctattagcgacggtttttcaaaatccGTCGGTAATTTCCGGCAGCCGTCTCCGGCCGACTCACCCACCGATCTTTTCCGGGAGAAGGACAATTTCGtctgttcatcaaaaaattcaaaattatcctacacttaaaaatcttatcaaacataatattattttacaccatatattacaatcctaccacaatcattttctttatcatttacgtactaatcattagtttatcctatccaTCAAACCAAACGGAGCCTTACTGTATAAAAATCCTACAAGCCCTTTTTCCTATCTATGTTGATCAATCAGTGTGGTGAAATAAGATTTGTTTCTCAAAAATTAAAATGCGTTAGCACGAAGATGAATTACAATTGTGTCTGAATATGGCTTATTTGTGactgtaaaaataaaataaaaatgttgaTGTTTATTATTAATCTCTTCTATTTTTTAAAGTCGAGGACATGATAAAAACCGTCAAGGACACCAAAATATGTATATCCATTTTTGCTCTTCCATTATGAACAAATTCATCAAAATTGTAGTGTAATCTCTCACCATTTCTTATAACTAGTAAAAGATGCACATGCATTgcatgtgttattattatttttaatttgagtaaataatactaaataattaacacgaaattattttcgatttagaaaagttgtacgatttaaaatggaagttttgttttgattttttatatttaaaatatggagtgactTCAAAAAGTTTTTAGTAGAGTAAGAAGGGTAATTATGGAATTACGTATTTTGGTGTCCTCAAAGGTAGTTATTCTAAAGCCCTAacacttaatataatagtatagaagtatagattatattttgattctcatttaaagaataataaaaaatattatacaagaaAAGAGAATGATTGTTGTTGAGAGTGGGATTTGAACCCACGCCCTTTCGGACCAGAACCTTAATCTGGCGCCTTAGACCAACTCGGCCATCTCAACGGTTGTGTTCTTTGTTCAGAATCAAATCCTATAGCTATAATATAGTGATTttacttcattttttttttttaaacttttataaCATTATAAACGATTGTATCTCAATACATGCAGCAAAAATTCACAacaagatttaatttattatgcaCACATCAATTAATTTGCGTTCCAAAATTTAGAAAACATTGCTCCCTTCTCTTCTTTTACCAACACAAGCATTAACTTGTTCCATCGTTAACAAGGGGAAAGCTAAACAGGACTGTCTCCCAAAATATCacatttgtgtgtgtgtgtgtgtgtgtggtttTACTTTAAAAACACTGTTTCCAACTTTCAAACTCAACAAGATTGCCAGTGTTAGTAGGGACACAAAGTCCTCGTTCAAATACAATCAAATTCTTACCCACTTTTACCAAATTCACAAACAAAATGCATTTTGAACTGAAGTATTTGAATTCCCAAGTTATTCAACCAAAGGACACAAAGCTATTCCTATATCTCAAGCAATAAAGAGCCAAAATCCAGATATCATATTTCAAGAACTGAGACAAAAAAAGTGACAAGGGGGATTTCTTAGCTTCTCATTGCTCTAATTGAGCCAATGGAATGTAACTTCTGAAGGGGGAGCTGCAAGAGTTGGGCTATTGCAGACACTGCTATCCGAGTTAGAAAACAATGTCCTGTAATTAACTCCGGATGGCGAAGTAGCTGGGGTGCTGATCGAACGGTAAGGGGAGGCCGGATTCGATTCCCCTATTGCAAGCGAACCAAGTTGCAAGGCCTCGGCAAGCGGCCCTCCACGGGCAAATGGCTCCCAAGAAGCAGGACTTGAATTTCCCGGATCATCCTTGGGTTGGTGCCCATCAAAATCCTTCACATCACTACCCGCGACAACATTTCTCCTTTCTCGATCCATTACATTTTCGCGGTTTAGATTGTCAGTGGACCAAGCATCAATGAATCTGGATGGGGCCTCGTTTTCTGTGGCAGATAAATTTGAATAAGGGAGCAAGTTCAATAGCTGCTGCTCTGGATAATCTTGATGAAAATTATAAATGGGGGAGCTTTCATTTGTTACTCCAACGTGTGCTTCCATCAAATGTTGTAATTGCAGCTGATTTCCTTCCGATGTAGCCATGCCGCTTTCTATCATCAAGCTCATATCCCTTCAACACAATGAATCAAAGATCACAAAgaaatcaaatttaaaaatcaCAGTGCACCATGTCACCCCTCATTGGATCCAACAAAGTAATACCTATTATTTCCTTTAGAGGAAGGTGTAGAGACACTGAGATCACATGTAGTATTGTACAAAAAATGGGGCTGATATGCAGTAGCAAACTGCTGAGAAGCATCATTACTGGCTTTAACTGTGGTGGGAAGTGGGATTTGTTCAAGACGTGCTTTCTTTTGAGTTTCAGCATTGTTTTTAACTTCCACAGGCTTTCTTGAACGGGGACGGCCTCTGTGAAGGTGGCGTTCACAGTACTTCTGCTGGGGCGCCACATCCCTTGAACACCTCCATTTCTTGCCATCCGTTCTCTTACACCTCCCAGGTTCTGGATCTCCTTTTTTAGAATAACTGGCACTGTACATACCATCACCACCAGCCACTGCTATCAGATCCCAGttcaataaaacaaaaacccatattaaatatgatttaaaaataaaacacaaaGAGAAAGGGCGAAATTTTGAACAGAGAAGATACAAGATGCCATTTTTATCAATACATGTAACACAAGAGTCCGGAAAATTTCTTGAAAGCGGGAAGAGAAGATCAGCAGGCACAGGCACAGATGCTATCATGTACTTATAAATCATAGCTTGTCTTTCAAGCTCTTTCCACTGAGAAAACGTAAAAGGAAATCGCACACTCGCCGCCATCCCTCCTACATCAACACAAGAGAAAAGCAAAAGAACATAAGAAAAAATCTGCAGTGACCTTTCTCATTCCAACGCCGTTGAAATAATGAAAGAGGCTATAAaaggaagaaaagaaagaatATTTAATTAACCTGTGCTTATGTCGCGGGTGGTAGAACAATAAGGAAAAACTTCAAAAGGCTGCAAACTCGTACTGGTTATTTTTTCAGCACAGCCACCAGAAGTTGAGACATTGTCAAGGTATATATTTGCCACAACCTCGTTAGCTCCGCCGCCACTGGGCCCCAAACCTCCACCACAGGTACTACGGCCTCCACCGCCACCATCATCACCAACAAAGCCACTAAAAtggtggagattacttttttcATGAATGCAAATCTTGGATGGGAATGATGGTTCGGTACCCTGTAGCTTCATCAAACAAACATCAGTGGCGAATGATGATTTCTTGTCTGAACCGCAAAACCCACTACTATTATTAGCTCCTTTTTCCATAGAACTCGTTCCTTACAAAGAAATTCCGCCTTGTTTCGATATAACCACTAAAACCCAAAACAAGAAAAACTCCACCTCCACAAAAGTTCTTGTTACTGAGATATGAAGGCACTAGCGCTCATGAACAGGTACccccaaaataatcaaaatgaaATCCCACATGAAAAACTCTTAATACAAAAAATTCGATTTCACCAGAGacaaagagagagagagaggatTTTTCCTATTTTCCTTTGtgctttattatattatattatacaaTAATAATCAACTCTTTTTATGGGGTGAAAAAGATTTAATTAGAAGGGTGTGGagtttagtattttttttttttttgccgcCATTGGGTTTGCCTCCATGCTTCCAACATTCTCCCCCGTTGAGGAGATTAAACTTAGACGCTCACTCACTTTTCTCAATCTCTCTTTctgtcaaaaacttgtgtgagacgaatattttatttgaataatccattaaaaaatattactttttatgttaagaatattattttttattgtgaatatcgataaaattgactcgtttcacagataaaaattcgtgagaccgtctcactagAGATATACCCCCTCGCTTACTCATATGTCTCGTCTTCTGCAAATGATAGGATTTAGATCATTTGCTctcataatttttaaaaaatgcatGATACCAGCTAttgaattttcaaaaaaatttaaatcccAAATAATAAAACTTGCCATCGATCATTTCACGTAAAAAATGCACGATACCAGCTATTGTATTTTCAAAAAGATTTAAATCCCAAATAATAAAAACTTGCTCGACCCCATTTTCCCATTATTTCAAGTAATCtatatattcaagaaaaaaCACTTTGATCTCGAAGATTATACCATTAGGTAGTAATATTAGTGATCAATCTGATATATTATCATCTATACAAATCTCTATCACCCCAATCTAATAATTAATATTCACACAGTTAGAAAGAATATTGAAAAAACGAACAAGCTGCCAAAGTAGGGATGAGCCGTGTCATGCAATAGTTTTACATTAAATAAATATCTGGATTCataaattgtatatatatatacatatatatatatacacatatatttaTGTGacagtattttattttaaaatacagCCACACATAATTCCATGATGAATAGTAAAATTTGAATATGGAGATTTGGAATTAATTGATAATATCAAGAATCAAATCATTAATAatggaataaataaaaaaaattataattgaaTGTGATGTTGACGACACATGAAAGGTAGGCTTGAACGAATACAAAAGGAAATGGAATAAAAACATATTTCTTATGCTTCAATTTCACTCTCCCACGGCTGAAATACATATAGTTTTGAGTGACTCAAATCTTATAAGTAAAGTATACAAGTTGTCATACAAATCTTTTTCCTTAGTAGATACGATCAAGTTAGTGTTGGTCTACGACGATTTTAGTAATTGGGATCTtagataaaaatttatatattttttataaactttataaatttaattaatattacaaacatcaatcatatcatatacAAAAATATGTCGACTCACTCGGGCTTcagattcatttgtattttggCGAATATATTTGATCACAAAAATTGTTGTCATATAATTTCATTAATCAATTTTGTAAGATAAATTTTCTATcagaatatttataaaaaatttttattttttattataaatatggtaTGATTGACACATTTATCTGAGTCTAATGAGAGAACTATTCatatttgatttataattttcaaaaatattttattaattttttggcttttttatttttttaaaaaatgatattaGGCAATTGACAAGAGGATGATTGGTGGTGGGAGATGGAAAGGGAGAGGCATTAAATGATTAGGGGACAAAAAAGAAATATAAATAATGGGGAAGACAGCTATTAAAAAAAGGAGAATGAATAGTCTCTCACATGCAAAATAAGACAAGAAGTATCCTTTAAACCCATGCCCATCAATGCTTCTCATTTTATTCATTTGATCTATTTTCAAAtaaagaatttttattttttatttaaaattctgTGATTTGTTTCCTCAAAAAGTTTTTTAAGATACAAAGAATACGATTTCAAACTTCAATTCTCACAAATTTGATGAAAAGTGAGTTttatgtaagaccgtctcacggatcttaatatgtgaaacaggtcaaccttaccgatattcacaataaaaaataatactcttaacattaaaaataatatttttttatggatgatccaaataagagaacTGTCTCagaaatacgatccgtgagatcgtctcacacaattttttatctttgattaaTACGATTCCAAGTTTCTTTTAAGATTTGTCTTTTTAAATTTTACCATACATTATGATTTTACGAGATATTTGGAAAAGATAATCCTTTGACAATATTATTTTAGATTGTTTTGTCGCCTAATCCGGACAAGTCCACTTTGTATGTCGTGTTTCTGCGTAATCCTTCTTGTTAATTGTGTCTACTTCCATAAATTTATTTGACT
This region includes:
- the LOC140822656 gene encoding growth-regulating factor 8-like isoform X1, translating into MEKGANNSSGFCGSDKKSSFATDVCLMKLQGTEPSFPSKICIHEKSNLHHFSGFVGDDGGGGGRSTCGGGLGPSGGGANEVVANIYLDNVSTSGGCAEKITSTSLQPFEVFPYCSTTRDISTGGMAASVRFPFTFSQWKELERQAMIYKYMIASVPVPADLLFPLSRNFPDSCVTCIDKNGILYLLCSKFRPFSLCFIFKSYLIWVFVLLNWDLIAVAGGDGMYSASYSKKGDPEPGRCKRTDGKKWRCSRDVAPQQKYCERHLHRGRPRSRKPVEVKNNAETQKKARLEQIPLPTTVKASNDASQQFATAYQPHFLYNTTCDLSVSTPSSKGNNRDMSLMIESGMATSEGNQLQLQHLMEAHVGVTNESSPIYNFHQDYPEQQLLNLLPYSNLSATENEAPSRFIDAWSTDNLNRENVMDRERRNVVAGSDVKDFDGHQPKDDPGNSSPASWEPFARGGPLAEALQLGSLAIGESNPASPYRSISTPATSPSGVNYRTLFSNSDSSVCNSPTLAAPPSEVTFHWLN
- the LOC140822656 gene encoding growth-regulating factor 8-like isoform X2, yielding MEKGANNSSGFCGSDKKSSFATDVCLMKLQGTEPSFPSKICIHEKSNLHHFSGFVGDDGGGGGRSTCGGGLGPSGGGANEVVANIYLDNVSTSGGCAEKITSTSLQPFEVFPYCSTTRDISTGGMAASVRFPFTFSQWKELERQAMIYKYMIASVPVPADLLFPLSRNFPDSCVTSVAGGDGMYSASYSKKGDPEPGRCKRTDGKKWRCSRDVAPQQKYCERHLHRGRPRSRKPVEVKNNAETQKKARLEQIPLPTTVKASNDASQQFATAYQPHFLYNTTCDLSVSTPSSKGNNRDMSLMIESGMATSEGNQLQLQHLMEAHVGVTNESSPIYNFHQDYPEQQLLNLLPYSNLSATENEAPSRFIDAWSTDNLNRENVMDRERRNVVAGSDVKDFDGHQPKDDPGNSSPASWEPFARGGPLAEALQLGSLAIGESNPASPYRSISTPATSPSGVNYRTLFSNSDSSVCNSPTLAAPPSEVTFHWLN
- the LOC140822656 gene encoding growth-regulating factor 8-like isoform X3, whose protein sequence is MEKGANNSSGFCGSDKKSSFATDVCLMKLQGTEPSFPSKICIHEKSNLHHFSGFVGDDGGGGGRSTCGGGLGPSGGGANEVVANIYLDNVSTSGGCAEKITSTSLQPFEVFPYCSTTRDISTGGMAASVRFPFTFSQWKELERQAMIYKYMIASVPVPADLLFPLSRNFPDSCVTLAGGDGMYSASYSKKGDPEPGRCKRTDGKKWRCSRDVAPQQKYCERHLHRGRPRSRKPVEVKNNAETQKKARLEQIPLPTTVKASNDASQQFATAYQPHFLYNTTCDLSVSTPSSKGNNRDMSLMIESGMATSEGNQLQLQHLMEAHVGVTNESSPIYNFHQDYPEQQLLNLLPYSNLSATENEAPSRFIDAWSTDNLNRENVMDRERRNVVAGSDVKDFDGHQPKDDPGNSSPASWEPFARGGPLAEALQLGSLAIGESNPASPYRSISTPATSPSGVNYRTLFSNSDSSVCNSPTLAAPPSEVTFHWLN